In Citrus sinensis cultivar Valencia sweet orange chromosome 3, DVS_A1.0, whole genome shotgun sequence, the sequence ATAGGAAAGtataaactaaaatgattTCGAAGAAAGAAATGTGTTTAAAGTGGAGTAAATAGTGTTCAATTAGTAGAAATACAGAGATAATAGCAAGAAGCAACAACAATTCCATAAGCACACGTACTAAATCTCACCCAAAAAGCAGAAGGTAGCAAATGACCATGCAAACCGCTAAAATTGAAACCAACTTTCCTAGATTCACAGTAATTCTACGTTACACTAAACCAAAATTTAGCAATTCTCACACAAATTAAACCAACTTTCCCAAATTCATACTAATTTTACATTACACTGAATCAAAATTGAGTAATTTTCACACAAATTAAACCTACTTTTCCAAATTCACAACAATTCTATAGAAAACCACCATATTCAACAAACAAAACCCTAAATCCAACACACCACCAAAATCAACACACCTAGAACTAATTCAAACCATATGCAGTAAAACTAAACAACCCAATTCACCTGTAAAACAAAGATccaaactttaatttttaaaaaaaaattaaaaagtcaatatttccttaaaatttatttttcatgataaataaataattttcttattacttgttattaatattatttgattattatgatattcttatataattttaatatgaagaaactatttaatataattactttctaaaattaatcCCAACCAATCCCATGCCTCTTCAGAGAATAACTTTGTTCATGAAATTGGGATCATCTTTTGAGGTCAGGATAAGGTGATTCCAATACTCTTGAGAGTATCAAACATGggattaagataaaatttctttaaaatagtCCAGTCCATTATTTTAGTTCTCCAACCTACCTTAAAAGTAAGGGAATCTTAATTTGAGTTATCGAATTTAACTCCAATAGCCcatgattttttgtttaaaatccTACACTTGATGTGCCCACCATCTATAGATTTAGCAAGGcattaaatttaactaaagGGTGGGGCTATTTGCactctaaatatttttttgaacaCTCTATTACTTTACACACTCGTgcacaaattataaaagattaagtTTTACTTTGTACactctttaaaatttcaaaaatatctttacttaaactatttaaattatttaactttatttacttaaaacaCTAATAAAACTATTCAACGCACCAATTTTAAGAGATTTAACATGTACTtacaacaatataattaagtcaagttgtaaaaaaaaaattaatataaaattaataattaattttttagttatttatgttCAATATTGAATTTCACACCCAAAATAACTTGCAAtgagaatataataaaaagaattatattcCATAGATActacccaaaaaaagaaagaagtcaCAAAGATGAAGGAGATGAGAAGAAGGGACGAagcagaaaaaagaaaagaggaagaCGTAGAGATGAAGAATATGAGAAGAATGgtgaaagtaaaaaaaaaagttcattcatagtacttttttattttatttttttaaaaaaaaattgtatcacACATGctgtgtaattaaattttttttaatattgattttcttattattcATCTAAATGTTAAATTCAggtattgaaaataaaagttgtaGGGTTTAAagtatgataattaaaaatgaataatgagCGTGTTATATGTATGTTCaaaacaattatataatattaacttataaaaaaatgtccTTAATAGTAATTCATAGtatgaatatttttgtaatatatatttttattaaaattaaagagtcCAAAGTAATTTTTTGAGTGCAAATAGCCCCACTCTTAACTAAAATGCACGCGCTTTCTTTATATCCCTCGCCTCACTAATCTAAAaagcaggaaaaaaaaaatctcaataagCAAATTCGAAgagcaaataaaatataaaatatcaatgaaCGGGCCAGGATCATCAAATGTCTTATGCAATCAGCCTGGCGCCTGGGTCATGTagctaaaataatatattaaatagaATCTCAGCCCTCCATTTAATCCAACGGCCACTGTTGTAGGTCTGGATGAATTGCAATTTGCAGGTGTCcgaattgaaaaatatatatatatgtgggGGATCCGCACTCTATTAAAGACTAAGATCGACATTTGTAATACTGTAAATTGTTATATACATTgtaaaactcttttttttcgaTCATATTCAATCAATCAATATTAATACAACGCTGTACGGAATCCAGAGAGCAACTCCCCTGCGAAGAACTTCATACAACTCAATTTTGTTGCAGAGAAAAGAAAGGGTGTGGAGAGCATGGCCTACTGAATTTAACttcaaaaatatatcaatggGGTTGCAGCTATTTTTGTGACTCTCATTCATTCATGTAGTGTCTTCAAGACTCCTCCAGTGTCCCTTCTCCCACTCGAGATGAAAACCGATGAATCATATATCTAAATCTACCTGAAAACACAAAGAATTGTCATGGGAATTAGATTTCAGAACCACAAACTatagaataattaaaagaagattatAACAAACTTTATGCGTGAGTTtcagaaagagaaaattataaaaagagaatcagagaatttggaaaaatagtCTTTCACCTCAATCACGCATTTCTTCAATCGGTTCACCCCAATCTTCCATTGGCTCATCTTCTGAACTTGAGATGAACTCAGCATCTATTAGCATACTCTCGAACTCTTTATCAACAAACCGAAGCCACTCAATTAAATCTGGGTGCTGATGGCCCTGCAGGTAAACACCAAATGACCATTCAGATTCCCAGTATGACAGTTTTGCGCATAGCCTGAAAAGTGAGCGAAATATTTAATTACCCGGCGACGGGGCAGTGGAAACCGAACCCGATCGTCAAATGCCAGGAGCTTTCCACGATTGGAAAGGACTTCAAAAACAATTCTCGAGAGATCTGATCGTTTCAAGTCACGTAGTGTGATATATTCTTCCCTCTGCATCAAAAGTCATGTCAGATTGAAAGTAGATTTATGTTAAACAAGTAAACAGGAGAAGACCCCAGGCACCTCTGGTGCAATCATGTCAATTATTTGACATAATATCATCTCAAATGACACAGGTTTTTTGGCGTGGTCCTCATAGAAATATCTCATTTCACCTGGGGTAAGCTTTCCATTTCCATCCAAATCTAACAATTTGAACCTGTAAAATCCaccaataaattaacaattgtGCGCTTTGAAAACGAAGCATTATGCATCAGAGTACATCACAAATAGACAAGCATACCAATATTCAACACTAGGCTCGGATGATTTGTCCTCCACTGATATCAAGAAGTAGACGAAATCTTCATAATTCATGTGTCGTGCAACCTTACATGTAAACTTCCTTGGAGCCTGAGACGAAATTTGGCGCATTAGGCACaagcaaataaattaacaCCTTGCTAGACAAATGCATTTCTAAAcctcaaattaaattagaatttttttgttcagaATGTAAATAGGAAGATACTATTGGACACAAACTAGCCTGTTCAAATATCCTAGCAACGATCCGAGAGGTAAGCGCACCATCACCATAGGTCATTAGGTCTCCTTGGTCGATCAAGAAATCATGATTCGCATCCACTTCGCCAAACTTGCGatatataacataaaactgcTTGTATGAGAAGTACCTATGGTGTGAAAGAGGCCAAATAGCTCcgttaaaaatttacaaactcAAAAAATTCAATGGAGGAATTTCCAGTCACTATTTCAAGTTGACTCCTATAAAATAGGTCGTGTAAAAGATCAATTAGGATAAGAACCTGAGAACCCCATCAGTgtcctcttcatcatcaacacGTTGCATGGCAGGAATTAAATTTCCACGCTTCAGCTCCCTGAGTGAAAGACGACCATTTCCTCTTCTGttgatatgataaaaaattctGTATATCACAGTCTCAGCTGAGCCATGTACACAGATGTTTATGTACGGTTATCAGTAGTAGTTTATACTGAATTCCAAGTTGATTGCatgtaaaaattaagaatgattggTAGGATATCCAAGTCGTTTGTTTAATGCCTAAAAATATCAATCAACAATCTAAAGCATCATATTGCCAACTGTAAATTCAAGTAAAATGAAAACGTATGGAAGAAGTAACAAAACTTTACTAgattaatacttaaattagATGGTAAAATGCATTGCCATTATTCACGCACCAtatcttttttgaaaattgggTTTAGTCTTTAAGAATTCCAAACCAGGGTGGG encodes:
- the LOC102613282 gene encoding serine/threonine protein phosphatase 2A regulatory subunit B''alpha yields the protein MMETGNDNADASSSNSFYTFPPLPPIILPRSPSNQEEGNIPPLFDPPLQLALRNHHEIMPQSLKEQYILRISHFFDNPLGGFRINDAEFKSVVTKKVCQLPSFFSAALFRKIDIESSGIVTRDKFSRYWVDGDMLTMDTVTQMYRILKQPDHEYLSQVDFKPILQELLETHPGLEFLKTKPNFQKRYAETVIYRIFYHINRRGNGRLSLRELKRGNLIPAMQRVDDEEDTDGVLRYFSYKQFYVIYRKFGEVDANHDFLIDQGDLMTYGDGALTSRIVARIFEQAPRKFTCKVARHMNYEDFVYFLISVEDKSSEPSVEYWFKLLDLDGNGKLTPGEMRYFYEDHAKKPVSFEMILCQIIDMIAPEREEYITLRDLKRSDLSRIVFEVLSNRGKLLAFDDRVRFPLPRRRGHQHPDLIEWLRFVDKEFESMLIDAEFISSSEDEPMEDWGEPIEEMRD